The nucleotide window CCCAGCGAGATGACCTCGCGCTTGAGCACGAACGCCAGCGTCCAGTCGGCCAGCACGCGCACCTTGCGGTTGAACGACGGGATGCGGCTCATGTGATAGGTGCGGTGCATGAGCCAGGCCGGGAAGCCCTTGAGCTTGATGCCGTAGATCTTCGCGACGCCCTTGTAGAGGCCGAGGCTGGCGACGCTGCCCGCGTACTTGTGCTTGTAGTCCTTGGGGGTTGCCCCGATGACCACGGCGCGGATGTTGTCGGCCAGCCGCGACGCCTGCCGGACCGCGTGCTGCGCGCTCGGCGAGCACCAGGCGCCCGGGTTGGCCAGGTCGGGGACCTGTGCGCAGTCGCCCGCGCTCCACGCGCCGTCGAGGACCGTGTCGCCGTCCACGATCTGGAGCGTCGGCAGGCAGGTCAGGTGCCCGCGGGGGCCGCGCGGCAGGTCGGTGTTGTCGAGCATCGGCGACGGCTTGACGCCGGCCGTCCACACCAGGGTCTCGGCGCGGAACGTGTCGCCGTCGGACAGCTTGATCAGGCCGCCGGCGCACGACTCCAGCCGGGTGTCCAGGCGCAGGTCGATGCCGCGCCGGTCGAGCTGCCGGGCCGCGTAGGCGCCCATGTCGGGTCCGACCTCGGGCAGGATCCGGTTGGTCGCCTCGACCAGGACGAAGCGGACCTCGTCCCGGCGCAGCTCGGGGTAGTACTTCAGGGCGTCGCGGACGACGTCCTCCATCTCGGCCAGCGCCTCGATGCCCGCGTAGCCGCCGCCGACGAAGACGAAGGTCAGCGACGCCCGGCGCACCTCGGGGTCCGGGGTGACCGCGGCGATGTCGAGCCGGTCGAGGATGTGGTTGCGCAGGTAGATGGCCTCGCCGATGGTCTTGAAGCCGATGCCGTTCTCCCGCAGGCCGGGGATCGGCAGGGTGCGCGACACTGAGCCCGGCGCGACGATGACGTGGTCGTAGGCGATCTCCTTGACCGGGCCCTCGATCGGCTGGACGGTGACCGTCTTCCGGGCGTGCTCGATCCGGGTGACCTCGCCGGACACGATCCGGCAGCGCTTGAGCTCGCGGCGCAGCGGCACCACCGAGTGGCGCGGGGAGATGTTGCCCGCGGCGGCCTCCGGCAGGAACGGCTGGTAGGTCATGTGCGGCTGAGGGTCGATGACGATCACTTCGGCCTGGCGCGCGCTGAGCTTCCTCGACAGGCGCAGTGCGGCGTAGAGCCCCACGTGACCTGCCCCGACGACGACGATCCGCTGCGGTTTCACGGACCCATTCTCCTGCTTACGGCGCTCCAACGCCTCGCGCTGTGACCAATGACAAACCCGCCGGTCAAGTGCCGTAACAAACAAGTTTCGGTTTCATTTCACTGTGAACTAAGGGTTGCCTAATGATCACGCTCGGCGCAGCATGCGGGCCAGCAGCAGGGTCAGGCCGACGGCCGCACCGAGCCCGACCAGGGTGGCGATGACGAACGCGCCACCGGCGAGTTCGGCGGTCAGGCCGAGCGCGATCACGGTCAGCATCGCGGAGATCAGGATCACCACCAGCGCCCGCCCCAGCCAGGAGGCGACCACGTCGACGTTGACGACCGCGTCGTACGGCAGGACCGCCGCGAGCGCCGCCAGCGTGTGCCCCAGGTACAGCAGGGTCGCGATGCTCAGCACCCGCCAGAGCGCGACCCGGGAGTCGCCCCAGGTGGTGTCGAGGATCCAGCCCCCGACCACCACCAGGACCGCGACGGTGACGCCCCGGCCGCGCGGCGCGAAGGCCGGGTAGACGGCGACCAGGCCGAGCGCCGCCAGGTAACGGCTCGCCACCAGGCCGGCGGGCCAGGCGACGGTCATCGCGGCGAACAGCGCCAGCCCGATCCCGCACCGGACCAGCAGGGGCAGCAGCGTGGCGCGGACCGCCGCCGTGCGCGCCCGGTCCATCCGCTTGTTGAGTCCGCTCAGCATGTCAGCGCCCCCGGGGCGCGGAGGCGAGCCGGGACACGTCGCGCAGCACCAGGTCGAGGCTGCCGGTCCCGGCCCAGGTCACCACGGGCACGCCGTGCTCACGCAGCCGGCCGAGCACGTTCTCCCGCTCCATCCGCCACAGCCGCGTGGCCAGCGGCGTCCACGGTCCGCGGCTGGGCGGCGCGGCACCGGCCGGGAGCGTGTCGACGGCCACCGTGTACCGCCCGGACTGGGTCAGGCCCGCCAGCATGTCGGCCGAGCGCGGGTCGACGAGCGGCGTCAGCACCACGACGAGGGCGTCCGGCGACACGTGGTGTGCGCCGAAGACGTGCTCGTGCGGGCCGTCGGCGTCGTTGTTGTCGGCGCGCACGTCGAGCAGCCACTCGAGCACCGTCAGATATTGCCGGCGGCCGGTCGCCGGCCGCAGCCGGCGCGCGGTGGAGCCGTACTCCAACAGCGACACCCGGTCGCCGCGCTGGAGGTAGTGCTCCGCGATCGCTGCGGCCGCGCGCACGGTCGTGTCGAGCACCGACGCCCGGCCCTTGACGCCCTCGGACGCGCCGGCCTCGCCGAGCACGTCGAGCAGGAGCAGCACCTCGGCGTCGCGGTCCGAGAGCGTCGAGGCCACGTGCAGGTCCCGGGTGCGCAGGGACACCCGCCAGTCGATGCGGCGCAGCCGGTCGCCGGGTGCGAACGGGCGCACCCCGGCGAGCTCGCCGCCCTCGCCCGGCCGCCGCGACCGGTGGTTGCCGACCAGGCCGGCCGCCGCGGGCATCGCCTCGGTGGCCGCGAACGGCTCGGTCTCGGGAAAGACGCGCACGCCCCGGGCCGGCGTCACGACCGGCCGGCAGGCGAGCAGGCCGCCGCAGGCGGCGACCCGGGCGGCGGCGGGACCGACGTCGTGCCGGCCCCAGCGCAGCGCCGCGCCGGGCAGCTCCACGCCGGTCCAGCCGTCGGGCGCGACGGTGATCGCGAACGGCCGGTCGGCGTTCTCCAGCTCCAGCCACGGCGACGTGCGCGCGCGGACCACGACCAGGTCGTAGGTGATCACGTCGGGGTTCGCGACGGTCAGCCCGGCCTCGACCCGGCCACCCTCGACGATGTGTTCCTCGGCCGCCTCGATGGTCAGCTCGGGTGCCGAGCGGGGCATCCGGCGCAGGCCGATGGCCGCGCCGACGGCGAACGGCGCCGCGAGCAGCACCAGGTCGACCCGGCCCAGCGCCACCCCGAGCACGAGCAGCAGGCCGGTGAGCAGGACTGTGCGGCCGAGCGCCCGGGTGGGCACCCAGGCCGGCGCCGCCCACGCCTCCTCCGCCGCCGCAACCCCGGCGGGTACGGCGGCGCGCAGCGGCGGCGGCTCCATGGCTGTCACTGTTCGGCGTACCCGCCCGCGTACGTGGGCAGGGCGCCGCTGGCTGGCGCCGGCACCGCCTGGAGCACCTCCTGGACCACGAAGGACGGGTCGACGCGGCGCAGCCACATCTCCGGCCGCAGCGTGATCCGGTGCGCGAGCGCCGGCACGGCCACGTCCTTGACGTCCTCGGGCACCACGTAGTCGCGGCCGGCCATGATGGCGCGAGCCCGGGCCAGCAGCAGCAGCGCCAGCGAGCCGCGCGGCGAGGAGCCGACAAGCGCCGAGGCGTGCTCACGGGTCGCGGAGGTCAGCGCCACGATGTAGCGGCCGATCGAGTCCTCGACGGCGACGTGCTCGAGGGAGGCCTGCATGGCCATCAGCCGCCGGGCGTCGACGACGGGCGCGAGCTGCGCGTCCTCCTGGCGGCGGGACATCCGGCGGCGCAGCACCTCCCACTCCTCGTCCCGGGTCGGGTAACCGAACGAGACGCGCAGCATGAAGCGGTCCAGCTGGGCCTCCGGCAGCGGGTACGTGCCCTCGTACTCGATCGGGTTGGCCGTGGCCAGGACGTGGAACGGCGGGTCCAGCCGGTAGGTGACGCCCTCGACCGAGACCTGCTTCTCCTGCATGGCCTCGAGCAGGGCGGCCTGGGTCTTCGGCGGCGTCCGGTTGATCTCGTCGGCGAGCAGCATGTTCGTGAAGACCGGGCCGGCGCGGAAGGCGAAGTCGCCCTTGCGCTGGTCATAGAGGAACGAGCCGGTGACGTCGGCCGGCAGCAGGTCGGGGGTGAACTGCAGCCGCCGGAAGTCGAGCCCGAGCGCTTGGGCGAAGCACCGGGCGGTCAGCGTCTTGCCGAGGCCGGGCAGGTCCTCGAGCAGCACGTGACCGCCGGCCAGGATGCCCGCCAGCACCAGTTCGAGGGCGTCCCGCTTGCCGACAACGACGCTGCCGACCGAGTCCAGGACAGCGCCGGCCATCCTGTGCACCTCGTACGGCGGCAGGATCTCCACGCTCGCGTCCGTCACCGAACCACCCTCTCAGATTCTCTCTAGTGCATCGACGTAGGTGGCGAGCTCGCGCGCCTTCGGCCCGCGCCGGACCGGCGCGTCCAGAAACCCCCACAGCGGCTCGCCCAGCAGCTCCCGGGCGCGCCGCGGATCCGACGACCGGGTGATGCCGTGTTTGAGCCGCAATCGCTCGTCCGCGAGCTCGGCGAGCACGGGCAGGACGTTACGCGAGAACTTCTCCGCGTCGCTCTGCGACCAGTCCAGTTGCCGCTCCCAGCGGCGCACCGCGGCGCGCAGGGTGTCGGTGCCGGCCAGCCGGCTGCCGGAGGAGTCCGCGCCGCGCGACGCGGAGCGGCGCGGCGGCACCGGCGGGGCCACTTCGGACACCGCGAGCATCAGCAGGCGAAGCGCCACGAATGCCGCCACGATCAGCAGGATCGAGACGCTGATGCCCCGCGACCGCAGCCCGGCGACCGTGACGACGGTCGCCACCACGATCAGCGCCACATTGCGGAAGATCCATCCGGCCCTCGAACGCGGCTTCTCGACGACCTCACCGGGCTCCTCGACGAACGCCTCGTCCCCGCGGCTCCCGAAAAGCTCCTCAAGCCCCCCGTCACTCATGCCGTCACCTCCGCTGGCGCTCCGGCGACGACATGGGTTTTGGACTGAGTTGATGATTCGCTCGCAAGCTCGCTCATGACGGCACCCCCGCCCCCAGGTCGGCGCGCAGGCGCTCGAGCGCGGTGCGGGCCTGGCGGCGCATCTGGTCGTCGACGGTGTGCGTCGCGTAGCGGGCCTGCCGGTAGACGGCCGCGAACGGGGTGAGCACGCCCGCGTCGACCCGCTGCTCGGCGAGCAGGCGGGCGACCAGGTCCGTAGGGCTGTCCCCCGCGTGCCGCGGCGTGCCGGCCGCGGCCGCGGCGTCCTCGAGCCGGACCCAGCAGGCGATCACCGCCCGGCGCGGGTCCCGGTCGGTGTCGGAGAGCTCCTGGAGGCCGGCGTCGAGGGCCGCGACCAGGTCCTCCGCGGTGCGCGGCTCCCGCCGCCGGGTGTCGAGCCGGCCCTTGCGGGTGCCGCGGCGGCCGAGCTGGTGGCGCAGCACGGCCCAGACGACGAGCCCGAGAATCGCCAGGGCGAGGACCCCGAGCACGACAAGGGCCACCCGGCCGACCCAGTCGGGCAGGTCGCCGCCCGCCACCGGCTCCGCGGACGGGCGGACGACCGCCTCCCGCGAGGGCGGCAGCAGCGGCGGGGCCTCGGTGGCCGGCGCGGCGTCGGGGTTGAAGCGCTCGAGCTGCGGCGCCGAGTGGGTGGCCGCCAGCGAGGCGAGAAAGAGCAGCCCGAGGACGGCGGCCAGCGGCCACCAGCGACGGAGTGCGGCGAGATCCAATTCGAGCCCTAGGTTTCGATGCTCCGAAATTTCG belongs to Amorphoplanes digitatis and includes:
- a CDS encoding NAD(P)/FAD-dependent oxidoreductase, encoding MKPQRIVVVGAGHVGLYAALRLSRKLSARQAEVIVIDPQPHMTYQPFLPEAAAGNISPRHSVVPLRRELKRCRIVSGEVTRIEHARKTVTVQPIEGPVKEIAYDHVIVAPGSVSRTLPIPGLRENGIGFKTIGEAIYLRNHILDRLDIAAVTPDPEVRRASLTFVFVGGGYAGIEALAEMEDVVRDALKYYPELRRDEVRFVLVEATNRILPEVGPDMGAYAARQLDRRGIDLRLDTRLESCAGGLIKLSDGDTFRAETLVWTAGVKPSPMLDNTDLPRGPRGHLTCLPTLQIVDGDTVLDGAWSAGDCAQVPDLANPGAWCSPSAQHAVRQASRLADNIRAVVIGATPKDYKHKYAGSVASLGLYKGVAKIYGIKLKGFPAWLMHRTYHMSRIPSFNRKVRVLADWTLAFVLKREVISLGQLHAPREEFTHVTPPLGDGRAAEPVGAGTR
- a CDS encoding DUF58 domain-containing protein, with translation MEPPPLRAAVPAGVAAAEEAWAAPAWVPTRALGRTVLLTGLLLVLGVALGRVDLVLLAAPFAVGAAIGLRRMPRSAPELTIEAAEEHIVEGGRVEAGLTVANPDVITYDLVVVRARTSPWLELENADRPFAITVAPDGWTGVELPGAALRWGRHDVGPAAARVAACGGLLACRPVVTPARGVRVFPETEPFAATEAMPAAAGLVGNHRSRRPGEGGELAGVRPFAPGDRLRRIDWRVSLRTRDLHVASTLSDRDAEVLLLLDVLGEAGASEGVKGRASVLDTTVRAAAAIAEHYLQRGDRVSLLEYGSTARRLRPATGRRQYLTVLEWLLDVRADNNDADGPHEHVFGAHHVSPDALVVVLTPLVDPRSADMLAGLTQSGRYTVAVDTLPAGAAPPSRGPWTPLATRLWRMERENVLGRLREHGVPVVTWAGTGSLDLVLRDVSRLASAPRGR
- a CDS encoding AAA family ATPase: MAGAVLDSVGSVVVGKRDALELVLAGILAGGHVLLEDLPGLGKTLTARCFAQALGLDFRRLQFTPDLLPADVTGSFLYDQRKGDFAFRAGPVFTNMLLADEINRTPPKTQAALLEAMQEKQVSVEGVTYRLDPPFHVLATANPIEYEGTYPLPEAQLDRFMLRVSFGYPTRDEEWEVLRRRMSRRQEDAQLAPVVDARRLMAMQASLEHVAVEDSIGRYIVALTSATREHASALVGSSPRGSLALLLLARARAIMAGRDYVVPEDVKDVAVPALAHRITLRPEMWLRRVDPSFVVQEVLQAVPAPASGALPTYAGGYAEQ
- a CDS encoding DUF4129 domain-containing protein; translated protein: MDLAALRRWWPLAAVLGLLFLASLAATHSAPQLERFNPDAAPATEAPPLLPPSREAVVRPSAEPVAGGDLPDWVGRVALVVLGVLALAILGLVVWAVLRHQLGRRGTRKGRLDTRRREPRTAEDLVAALDAGLQELSDTDRDPRRAVIACWVRLEDAAAAAGTPRHAGDSPTDLVARLLAEQRVDAGVLTPFAAVYRQARYATHTVDDQMRRQARTALERLRADLGAGVPS